The following are encoded in a window of Platichthys flesus chromosome 19, fPlaFle2.1, whole genome shotgun sequence genomic DNA:
- the LOC133974869 gene encoding MAM domain-containing protein 2-like, whose protein sequence is MLPLCLLTFAAVVQAHNPLLPGSCSFESSTCEYTSDSDFASWTLHKDGHFVAVDSVDEQEAERGASEKPGVTGVLLSPALEQSEWSCLRLVYQITGSGSLEVLQRSEGRSFDRPLWSSRAPSDSWVISSMDLQNNTEPYRVVIEGKPGGTPGSSVAIFEIHISPGFCLECDFEESHLCGYSNQWNANVNWYVGGGEVQLLHNGLLDDHTFQNRTGHLMYVDSIYAKTFKEVAKLVSPMTTVPMSGCLSFQYQRSVERGNLFSVYTRDRLGQYQELWRPELEEQSEWSGTLGGWIPVQVDLKAPYSVQVVFEVTFNSPRGGRVAVDDISFSSEFCSSDTEPTFDPSIASCDFESGFCSYTQDQVKGSSWRRVSVKPNIFRNGDHTTGAGSFLLANSRLSPRSGYVSRLTGPTLPGNMKYCLSFYFSLRGFNQTDQALAVYLQSGSSQEKIWSQGEKSRGIWIAADATFHTSQPSKVVFISTCRSFWDCGSVALDDISVKLGDCELPATAAADSLSSPLPGHCDFEAGLCGYTQDKHTDAADWELRRGPTPTSYTGPRGDHTAGLGYYLYLEASNMLSGQSVRLLSRPLRGSRGSQCLSFYYHMYGSGTGRLGVHLDNGGDDVLLWQQSGEQSIAWLRARVEYQSDSLHQLVFEATRGSSVRGDIAIDDITLEGGPCPEMEIQATVGTSNEIE, encoded by the exons ATGCTTCCATTGTGCCTCCTGACTTTTGCTG CCGTCGTCCAAGCCCACAACCCACTGCTGCCAGGCTCCTGCAGCTTTGAGTCCAGCACCTGCGAGTACACGTCCGACTCAGACTTCGCGAGCTGGACCCTGCACAAAGATG GTCACTTTGTGGCAGTGGACTCGGTGGATGAGCAGGAGGCTGAGAGAGGTGCAAGTGAGAAACCCGGGGTCACCGGGGTTCTGCTGAGTCCGGCTCTGGAGCAGAGCGAGTGGAGCTGCCTGAGGCTGGTGTACCAGATCACGGGCTCTGGGAGCCTGGAGGTCCTGCAGCGCTCCGAGGGCAGGAGCTTCGACAGGCCTCTGTGGAGCAGCCGGGCTCCGTCCGACAGCTGGGTCATCTCCAGCATGGACCTGCAGAACAACACGGAGCCTTACAGG GTCGTGATCGAGGGTAAACCTGGTGGGACCCCGGGGAGCAGCGTGGCCATCTTCGAGATCCACATCAGCCCCGGATTCTGCCTGG AGTGCGACTTCGAGGAGTCTCATCTGTGTGGATACAGCAACCAGTGGAACGCCAATGTGAACTGGTACGTTGGAGGTGGGgaagtccagctcctccacaacGGCCTGCTGGACGACCACACGTTCCAGAACAGGACAG GTCACTTAATGTACGTGGACTCCATCTACGCCAAGACCTTCAAGGAAGTGGCCAAACTGGTGTCTCCCATGACCACAGTGCCGATGTCCGGCTGCCTGAGCTTCCAGTACCAGCGGAGCGTGGAGAGAGGGAACCTGTTCTCCGTCTACACCCGCGACCGCCTGGGCCAGTACCAGGAGCTGTGGAggccggagctggaggagcagagcgaGTGGAGCGGGACGCTGGGCGGGTGGATCCCGGTGCAGGTGGACCTGAAGGCCCCGTACTCTGTGCAG gTGGTGTTTGAAGTGACGTTTAACAGTCCAAGAGGCGGACGAGTGGCCGTTGATGACATTTCCTTCTCCTCCGAGTTCTGCAGCTCGGACACCG AgccgacctttgacccctccaTCGCCAGCTGTGACTTTGAGTCCGGGTTCTGCAGCTACACCCAGGACCAGGTGAAGGGGTCGTCGTGGAGGAGAGTGTCCGTGAAGCCCAACATCTTCAGGAACGGAGACCACACCACGGGAGCAG GATCCTTCCTGTTGGCTAACTCTCGGCTGAGCCCACGCTCCGGCTACGTCAGCCGCCTGACGGGGCCGACTCTGCCCGGGAACATGAAGTACTGCCTGAGCTTCTACTTCTCTCTGAGGG GTTTCAACCAGACGGACCAGGCCCTGGCCGTCTATCTGCAGAGCGGCAGCAGCCAGGAGAAGATCTGGAGCCAGGGAGAGAAGTCCAGAGGAATCTGGATCGCTGCGGACGCCACCTTCCATACGTCACAGCCTTCCAAG GTGGTTTTCATCAGCACCTGCAGGAGCTTCTGGGACTGTGGCTCAGTGGCTCTGGACGACATCAGCGTGAAGCTCGGAGACTGTGAGCTGCCGGCAACAG ctgctgcagactcGCTGTCGTCCCCTCTGCCCGGTCACTGTGACTTCGAGGCCGGGCTGTGCGGCTACACTCAGGACAAACACACCGACGCTGCAGACTGGGAGCTGAGGAGAGGACCCACCCCCACCTCCTACACGGGGCCCAGAGGAGACCACACCGCGGGACTGG GATACTACCTCTACCTGGAGGCCTCGAACATGCTGTCCGGCCAGAGCGTCCGGCTGCTCTCTCGCCCCCTGAGGGGCTCCAGGGGGTCCCAGTGTCTCAGCTTCTACTACCACATGTACGGCTCCGGAACCGGCCGGCTCGGCGTCCACCTGGACAACGGCGGGGACGACGTGTTGCTCTGGCAGCAGAGTGGCGAGCAGAGCATTGCCTGGCTGAGGGCCAGAGTGGAATACCAGAGCGACAGCCTGCATCAG CTTGTGTTTGAAGCGACCAGGGGATCTTCAGTGAGGGGCGACATCGCCATTGATGACATTACCTTGGAAGGTGGACCCTGCCCAG AAATGGAGATTCAAGCCACCGTGGGAACCTCCAACGAGATCGAGTAG
- the slc30a5 gene encoding proton-coupled zinc antiporter SLC30A5: MEDKYSSNVLSGGKLGVVEVPNSRLTRYIVLLVVCKVLKALGIFESYDILKVVHIVQFIFILKLGSAVILLFFQKPFSSGKVISKRQWIKLLKHAVFSCVVSLLGFFGLTLCGPLRTLLLFEHSDVVVIALLGVLFTSSGGGPSKTRGAALFIIAVICLFLFDNDDLMAKMAEHPEGHHDSALTHFLYTAIAFLGVADHKGGVVLLVASLCLKVGFHTFSRKLSVELGGAKRLYALDNLVSAVVLLPWVIVLSVTTESKVDSWSSLILPFGMIIFSVMTLEFYVEAVCSAKMETPRCARYGTIALFLSALLLANFWTHPLTDQLRSMSKPPQQVSTEHVLSGGVLVSAIFFIIATSILSSPSKKGQKGTLVGYSPEGTPLYSFMGDALQHTSQSLPRFIKDSLKQILEEYDSRQIFYFLCLNLAFTFVELFYGVWTNSLGLISDGFHMLFDCSALVLGLFAALMTRWKATRIFSYGYGRVEILSGFINGLFLMVIAFFVFMESVSRLLDPPNINTDMLTPVSVGGLLVNLVGICAFSHAHSHGGKSCSSNDHGNSHHGHSHSEHSHGGHGHSHGNHGHSHGNHGHSHGGSSGHGSHGHSHGSGGGGGGGGMNANMRGVYLHVLADTLGSVGVIISTILIRQFGWLIADPICSLFIATLIFLSVIPLIKDACEVLLLRSPQENEKELNIALEKLEKIEGVLSYRDAHFWRHSASVVAGTIHLQIMADVVEQRIVQQVTAILKDAGVNNLSVQVEKEAYFQHMSGLSTGFHEVLAMTQQMESVKHLQDGTCIM, encoded by the exons ATGGAGGATAAATACAGCAGCAACGTGCTCTCAGGAGGGAAGCTGGGGGTGGTCGAGGTGCCCAACTCCAG GTTAACCAGGTACATTGTTCTACTGGTCGTCTGTAAGGTCCTCAAGGCTCTTGGGATCTTTGAGTCGTACGATATCCTTAAAGTTGTTCACATCGTCCAGTTCATCTTCATATTGAAACTAGG GAGCGCTGTtattctgcttttctttcaaaAGCCTTTCTCCTCTGGTAAAGTCATCTCCAAAAGACAG TGGATAAAGTTACTGAAACATGCTGTTTTCAGCTGTGTCGTCTCTCTCCTGGGATTCTTCGGTCTGACCCTCTGTGGACCTCTCAG GACGCTGTTGCTTTTTGAGCATAGTGACGTGGTGGTCATCGCTCTTCTGGGCGTTCTGTTCACCAGCTCTGGGGGGGGACCCTCTAAG ACCAGAGGTGCTGCCCTCTTCATCATCGCAGTcatctgcctcttcctctttgaCAATGATGATCTCATGGCAAAAATGGCCGAGCACC CTGAGGGACATCACGACAGCGCTCTCACTCATTTCCTCTACACCGCCATCGCGTTTTTAGGGGTTGCAGATCACAAA GGAGGAGTTGTGCTGCTGGTGGCCTCCCTGTGTCTGAAGGTGGGATTTCACACATTCTCCAGGAAGTTATCAGTGGAATTAGGTGGAGCAAAACGCCTCTACGCCCTCGACAACCTGGTTTCTGCCGTGGTTCTGCTGCCCTGGGTCATCGTGCTCTCAGTGACCACAGAA AGTAAAGTAGATTCCTGGTCGTCCCTCATCCTTCCTTTCGGGATGATCATCTTCTCTGTGATGACCCTGGAGTTCTACGTCGAGGCCGTCTGCAGCGCCAAGATGGAGACGCCCAGATGTGCTCGCTACGGCACCATCGCCCTCTTCCTCAGCGCCCTGCTGCTCGCCAACTTCTGGACCCACCCGCTGACGGACCAGCTGCGCTCCATGAGCAAACCGCCGCAGCAGGTCAGCACGGAGCACGTGCTCTCCGGTGGAGTGTTGGTCAGCgccatcttcttcatcattg CGACCAGCATCCTCTCGTCTCCTTCAAAGAAAGGTCAGAAGGGCACTCTGGTGGGCTACTCGCCTGAAGGGACCCCTCTGTACAGCTTCATGGGTGACGCCCTGCAGCACACGTCCCAGTCCCTCCCGCGGTTCATCAAAGACTCGCTGAAACAGATCCTGGAGGAATACGACTCCAGGCAAATCTTCTACTTCCTCTGTCTCAACCTG GCCTTCACCTTTGTGGAGCTGTTTTATGGGGTTTGGACCAACAGTCTGGGGCTGATCTCTGACGGCTTCCACATGCTGTTCGACTGCTCCGCTCTGGTCCTGGGTCTGTTTGCTGCCCTCATGACTCGCTGGAAAGCCACCAGGATTTTCTCTTACGG GTATGGTCGTGTTGAAATACTTTCTGGATTCATCAACGGCCTGTTCCTGATGGTCATCGCTTTCTTTGTGTTCATGGAGTCAGTCAGTCGCTTGCTGGATCCTCCCAATATCAACACAGACATGCTGACG CCGGTGTCAGTCGGGGGGCTACTGGTCAACCTGGTGGGGATCTGTGCGTTCAGCCACGCCCACAGCCACGGCGGCAAAAGCTGCTCATCGAATGACCACGGCAACTCGCACCATGGCCACTCCCACAGCGAGCACAGCCATGGAGGTCACGGCCACTCCCACGGAAATCACGGCCACTCCCACGGAAATCACGGCCACTCCCACGGAGGGAGCAGTGGACACGGCAGCCACGGGCACTCCCACGGTTCAGGGGGTGGAGGCGGAGGCGGGGGCATGAACGCCAACatgagag GTGTTTACCTTCACGTCCTCGCCGACACTCTGGGCAGCGTTGGTGTGATCATCTCCACCATCCTCATCCGCCAGTTCGGCTGGTTGATCGCCGACCCCATCTGCTCGCTCTTCATCGCCACGCTCATCTTCCTCAGCGTCATCCCTCTGATCAAGGACGCCTGCGAGGTTCTTCTTCTACGATCTCCCCAGGAGAACGAGAAGGAGCTGAACATTGCGCtggagaag CTGGAGAAGATCGAAGGAGTTCTGTCGTACAGAGACGCTCATTTCTGGAGACACTCGGCCAGCGTGGTCGCAGGAACCATCCACCTCCAGATCATGGCCGACGTGGTCGAGCAGAGAATCGTGCAGCAG GTGACGGCCATTTTGAAAGACGCCGGAGTGAATAACCTGTCGGtgcaggtggagaaggaggcgTACTTTCAGCACATGTCCGGACTCAGCACCGGATTTCACGAAGTTCTGGCCATGACGCAGCAGATGGAGTCTGTGAAACACCTGCAAGACGGGACGTGCATCATGTGA